A portion of the Suricata suricatta isolate VVHF042 chromosome 11, meerkat_22Aug2017_6uvM2_HiC, whole genome shotgun sequence genome contains these proteins:
- the HARBI1 gene encoding putative nuclease HARBI1, whose amino-acid sequence MAIPITVLDCDLLLYGRGHRTLDRFKLDDVTDEYLMSMYGFPRQFIYYLVELLGASLSRPTQRSRAISPETQILAALGFYTSGSFQTRMGDAIGISQASMSRCVANVTEALVERATQFIRFPADDASMQALKDEFYGLAGMPGVIGVVDCIHVAIKAPNAEDLSYVNRKGLHSLNCLMVCDIRGALMTVETTWPGSLQDYAVLQQSSLSSQFEAGMHKDSWLLGDNSFFLRTWLMTPLHIPETPAEYRYNMAHSATHSVIEKTFRTLCSRFRCLDGSKGALQYSPEKSSHIILACCVLHNISLEHGMDVWSSPMTGPMEQPPEEEYEHMESLDLEADRMRQELMLTHFS is encoded by the exons ATGGCTATACCAATAACAGTGCTTGACTGTGATCTCTTGTTGTATGGCCGAGGTCACCGGACATTGGACCGCTTTAAGCTGGATGATGTGACAGATGAATACTTGATGTCCATGTATGGGTTTCCTCGACAGTTCATTTATTACTTGGTTGAACTCTTAGGGGCAAGTCTTTCTAGACCTACTCAGAGATCCCGAGCTATTAGCCCAGAGACACAAATCCTTGCAGCACTGGGCTTCTATACGTCAGGTTCCTTCCAGACTCGGATGGGAGACGCTATTGGAATCAGTCAGGCATCTATGAGTCGATGTGTTGCCAATGTCACTGAAGCACTTGTGGAAAGAGCCACACAGTTCATTCGTTTTCCAGCTGATGACGCCTCCATGCAGGCTCTGAAGGATGAATTCTATGGGTTGGCAGGGATGCCAGGAGTGATAGGGGTGGTTGACTGTATCCATGTGGCAATCAAGGCACCAAATGCTGAAGACCTCTCCTATGTGAACCGCAAAGGTCTACATTCTTTAAACTGTCTGATGGTGTGTGACATCAGAGGGGCACTGATGACTGTGGAGACCACCTGGCCAGGTAGCCTACAGGACTATGCTGTGCTGCAGCAATCCTCCCTCAGTAGTCAGTTTGAAGCCGGGATGCACAAAGATAGCTGGCTGCTTG GTGACAATTCCTTCTTTCTCCGTACTTGGCTCATGACCCCCCTTCATATTCCTGAAACTCCAGCCGAATATCGCTACAATATGGCCCATTCTGCAACCCACAGTGTGATTGAGAAGACCTTCCGAACCCTCTGTTCCCGATTCCGCTGCCTGGATGGGTCCAAGGGGGCCCTGCAGTACTCACCAGAGAAGTCCAGCCACATTATCTTGGCTTGCTGTGTCCTCCACAACATCTCCCTGGAGCATGGGATGGATGTTTGGTCCTCTCCAATGACAGGGCCCATGGAGCAGCCCCCTGAGGAGGAGTATGAGCACATGGAGTCCCTGGACCTAGAGGCTGACCGAATGCGTCAGGAGCTGATGCTCACTCATTTTAGCTAA